In the Clostridium cagae genome, TAGATTTTGGAGGAAAAATAAGTGAAGAGTGATTCATTTGAAATAGCAATGCTTATAAAGGAGATATATTCAAGTACTGTTGGTGCTGTAAGCTGTGGATTAAAGGAAATAGGACTTACTCATCAACAAATTATGGTTATAAAATTAATAGCACATAATAAAAAAGTTAATATATCTGAATTATGTGAAGAGATGTCATTATCTAAGGGAACAGTATCTGGAATAGTTACTAGGTTAGAGTCATTAGGATATGTAAAAAAGATTAAATTAGAAGGTGATAAGAGAAATACTTATGTTACATTTTCAAATGAAGGATTAGAGTTTGCAAAAGAATATAAAAATAAAATTAATGAGAGTTTTGATAGAGTATTTAAAAATTTAACAGAAGAAGAAATTAAAGAAGTAAAAAGCAGTTTATTAAAACTTAGGAATAAAATAAAGGAGAATAACTAGTATGGATATGAAATTAGTTTTAGCAATTATTGCAATAACATTAGCACTTGTATTTTATACAATAGGTGTATTTGGAGAAAGAAAGGCAAAAACACTGAAGAAGGGGCATGTAATTATATTTTGGTTAGGACTTTTATGTGATACTATAGGTACACTTTTAATGGGACAAATATCTAAATCTCAAGTGCAAATTGCAAATACAGCAACACAAACTATTCATGGAGTAACAGGGGGATTAGCAATAGTATTAATGTTATTTCATGCAGTATGGGCAACATGGGTATTATATAAAAATGATGAGAATAAGAAAGCTGTTTTCCATAAGCTTAGTATAGCAGTATGGTTAGTATGGTTAGTTCCTTATATTATAGGGATGATTATAGGTATGTCATAATTAAATAAAAATTTTATAGATATAAATATATTTAAATATTGCTCGATATCTTAAAGTAGAGGTAAATAATTAAATATATTTATATTTTTTTGAATATATATAATTCAAATGCAATATTTAGACAATATATCCAAATTCTGATATAATTTTAAATATATAATGTTTGAATTATACGTGTTTATAAATTTTGGTTATTGAGAGGGTATAGAATTATGACAATTATAGATATTTTGGAAAAAAAATATTCAAGTAATCCATCAGTTATAAAATCATTAGAAATTATCAAAGATAACTTTATAAACTTAGTTAATGATAATTATGAATTAGTTTTAGATGTAAAAGGTCAGTTACAGGTAAGAATTCCTAGTCTTCAAAATAGAAATGATTATGAGTATAAAGATGTAAGTGATTATGAATATCCATTAGTAATGTGTATGAGAATTTCGGAAATAAAAAATAAAGATATATACAAACATATAATAGCTCAATTTATTGAGCTATATAAAGACAAATTAGACGTGTTTTTTAAGGATGTATCTACAGTGGATAAATTAGTAAAT is a window encoding:
- a CDS encoding MarR family winged helix-turn-helix transcriptional regulator, whose translation is MKSDSFEIAMLIKEIYSSTVGAVSCGLKEIGLTHQQIMVIKLIAHNKKVNISELCEEMSLSKGTVSGIVTRLESLGYVKKIKLEGDKRNTYVTFSNEGLEFAKEYKNKINESFDRVFKNLTEEEIKEVKSSLLKLRNKIKENN
- a CDS encoding HsmA family protein — encoded protein: MDMKLVLAIIAITLALVFYTIGVFGERKAKTLKKGHVIIFWLGLLCDTIGTLLMGQISKSQVQIANTATQTIHGVTGGLAIVLMLFHAVWATWVLYKNDENKKAVFHKLSIAVWLVWLVPYIIGMIIGMS